A genomic segment from Actinoplanes sichuanensis encodes:
- a CDS encoding alpha/beta hydrolase family protein, whose translation MLRRSFLTLFAAAGLSACSSSPSPASPASSAPASEFVFDRGGDRPLPTKVWLPAGDGPHPLIYFSHGLTSQPDDYAELLAAWAAAGFLVAGPRYPHTWYEAPDYDADDVVNQPADAQYVITELLRSLGGRVDSQRIAAAGHSAGAITTVGLFSGTRDDRLKAGLMIAGRQMPQPAPFTGPAAPVLFVQGGKDDTVTYEEAFGAYNEVPWPKGFLEIPKAGHLPHRDEPALVAATTTDFWRWTLNGDQAARQRLPQDGLTSTF comes from the coding sequence GTGTTACGCCGTTCGTTCCTGACCCTGTTCGCCGCCGCCGGGCTGAGCGCGTGCTCCAGCTCGCCCTCGCCGGCCTCACCCGCGTCATCGGCTCCGGCCTCGGAGTTCGTGTTCGACCGCGGCGGTGACCGGCCCCTGCCGACGAAAGTCTGGCTGCCCGCCGGAGACGGTCCGCACCCGCTGATCTATTTCAGCCACGGGCTGACCTCTCAACCCGACGACTACGCCGAGCTGCTGGCCGCCTGGGCGGCGGCGGGTTTCCTGGTGGCCGGACCGAGATATCCACATACCTGGTACGAGGCACCCGACTACGACGCGGACGACGTGGTCAACCAGCCCGCCGACGCGCAATATGTGATCACCGAGCTGCTCAGGTCACTCGGCGGCCGGGTCGACTCGCAGCGGATCGCCGCGGCCGGGCACTCGGCCGGCGCCATCACCACGGTCGGCCTGTTCAGCGGCACCCGGGACGACCGGCTCAAAGCGGGGCTGATGATCGCCGGGCGCCAGATGCCCCAGCCGGCCCCGTTCACCGGCCCGGCCGCGCCGGTGCTGTTCGTTCAAGGCGGCAAGGACGACACGGTCACCTACGAGGAGGCGTTCGGGGCGTACAACGAGGTGCCCTGGCCCAAGGGTTTCCTGGAGATTCCGAAGGCCGGGCACCTGCCGCACCGCGACGAGCCGGCGCTGGTGGCCGCGACCACCACCGACTTCTGGCGCTGGACCCTGAACGGTGATCAGGCCGCCCGGCAACGACTCCCGCAGGACGGCCTGACCAGCACTTTCTAG
- a CDS encoding acetate/propionate family kinase produces the protein MSRVLVLNSGSSSLRYRLFDGSEVLAKGLIQRIGEAGGDAADHGAALQRLMDELDLSGLAAVGHRVVHGGDRFTASTVVDDEVLATIEELIPLAPLHNPAALTGLRVARRLLPEVPQVAVFDTAFHSTIPPEGALWAIDRAVAGKWGLRRYGFHGTSHAYVSRETARVLGRPVDETNVITLHLGNGASATAVHGGRSVATSMGMTPLPGLVMGTRSGDIDPSLIFHLHRVAGMPIDEIEDLLTRRSGLLGLAGDNDLRSVQERYEAGDPDATMAFDVYCRRIREYTGSYLAVLGRVDAITFTGGVGENSRPVRANTLAGLEPLGIAVDPDRNERNATIISPDGSPIAVCVVPTEEELEIASEARKAIGSAD, from the coding sequence ATGAGCAGGGTACTCGTGCTGAACAGCGGCTCGTCGTCGCTGCGCTACCGGCTCTTCGACGGCTCGGAGGTGCTGGCCAAGGGTCTGATCCAGCGGATCGGCGAGGCCGGCGGCGACGCGGCCGACCACGGGGCGGCGCTACAGCGCCTGATGGACGAGCTGGACCTGTCCGGGCTGGCCGCGGTCGGGCACCGGGTGGTGCACGGCGGCGACCGGTTCACCGCGTCGACGGTGGTGGACGACGAGGTGCTGGCCACCATCGAGGAGCTGATCCCGCTCGCCCCGCTGCACAATCCGGCCGCTCTGACCGGGCTGCGGGTGGCCCGACGGCTGCTGCCCGAGGTTCCGCAGGTGGCCGTCTTCGACACCGCGTTCCACTCGACGATCCCGCCGGAGGGTGCGCTCTGGGCGATCGACCGGGCGGTGGCCGGCAAATGGGGGCTGCGGCGCTACGGGTTCCACGGGACCTCGCACGCGTACGTGTCCCGCGAGACCGCCCGGGTGCTGGGCCGGCCGGTCGACGAGACGAACGTGATCACGCTGCATCTGGGCAACGGCGCGAGTGCGACAGCGGTACACGGCGGCCGCAGCGTGGCCACCTCGATGGGGATGACACCGTTGCCGGGGCTGGTGATGGGCACCCGGTCCGGTGACATCGACCCGAGCCTGATCTTCCACCTGCACCGGGTGGCCGGGATGCCTATCGACGAGATCGAGGACCTGCTGACCAGGCGCTCCGGGCTGCTGGGGCTGGCCGGTGACAACGATCTGCGGTCGGTGCAGGAGCGTTACGAGGCGGGCGATCCGGACGCGACAATGGCCTTCGACGTCTACTGCCGGCGGATCCGCGAGTACACCGGCTCCTACCTGGCCGTGCTGGGCCGGGTGGACGCGATCACTTTCACCGGCGGGGTCGGCGAGAACTCGCGACCGGTCCGGGCGAACACGCTCGCCGGTCTGGAGCCGCTCGGGATCGCCGTCGACCCGGACCGCAACGAGCGCAACGCCACGATCATCTCGCCGGACGGGTCACCGATCGCGGTGTGCGTGGTGCCGACCGAGGAGGAGCTGGAGATCGCCTCGGAGGCGCGGAAGGCGATCGGGTCAGCGGACTAG
- the pta gene encoding phosphate acetyltransferase, whose product MARSVYVAGLGPSVGKGTVALGIVEVLSRQVAKVAVFRPLVAGAGPDPLITVLRERYPGPVGVEESSGVTVAEASALVADGRREELVGRIVERYREVERRSSAVVVIGSDFSDKPEEGREELPRELAFNARLATEFGSVVIPVVSGEGRSAESLAAATRSAYHSLVDLGATVAAVIANRVPQGIAMSRPEGLPVPFWAMPEVAAIAAPTVGEVAAALDATVLAGSPGALERDVLDYVVGAGQVPTVLGALTDGALLITAGDRADLLVAASAAHAAGSVTLAGLVLTLGEPADERAVRVIERLNTGLAMLVTRTDSYHTIAAADRITAQLSTPRKIEAALGVFEESVDTAELSRLLDVARSSRVTPLMFENDLIDKARTDRRHLVLPEGTEERILRATETLLRRGVAELTLLGDPSEINRRAREIGVEIGGAHLVDPASSELRERFAERYAEIRKHRGVTLDLAYDVVRDVNYFGTLMVAAGLADGMVSGATHTTAATIRPAFEIIKTVPGLTVASSVFFMLLADRVLVYGDCAVNPDPDAEQLADIALSSAQTAAAFGIEPRVAMLSYSTGSSGAGADVDKVAAATALVRERRPDLPVEGPIQYDAAVDPAVAAAKLPGSAVAGKATVFVFPDLNTGNNTYKAVQRSANAVAVGPVMQGLRAPVNDLSRGATVKDIVNTVAITAIQAGAR is encoded by the coding sequence GTGGCACGCAGTGTGTACGTCGCGGGTTTGGGTCCGTCCGTCGGCAAGGGGACAGTCGCACTCGGCATCGTCGAGGTGCTGTCCCGTCAGGTGGCGAAGGTTGCCGTCTTCCGGCCGCTGGTCGCCGGGGCCGGGCCCGATCCGCTGATCACCGTCCTGCGCGAGCGCTATCCCGGGCCGGTCGGCGTCGAGGAGTCGTCCGGTGTCACCGTGGCCGAGGCGTCCGCTCTGGTCGCCGACGGCCGGCGGGAGGAGCTGGTCGGCCGGATCGTCGAGCGCTACCGCGAGGTCGAGCGGCGCAGCAGCGCGGTCGTGGTGATCGGCAGCGACTTCAGCGACAAGCCCGAGGAGGGCCGCGAGGAGCTGCCCCGGGAGCTGGCCTTCAATGCCCGGCTGGCGACCGAGTTCGGCAGTGTGGTGATCCCGGTGGTCAGTGGCGAGGGGCGGTCGGCGGAGTCGCTGGCGGCGGCCACCCGCAGCGCGTACCACTCGCTGGTGGATCTCGGCGCGACGGTCGCCGCCGTGATCGCGAACCGGGTGCCGCAAGGGATCGCGATGTCCCGGCCCGAAGGGCTGCCGGTGCCGTTCTGGGCCATGCCGGAGGTGGCGGCGATCGCCGCGCCGACGGTGGGTGAGGTGGCCGCCGCGTTGGACGCGACGGTGCTGGCCGGCTCGCCCGGTGCGCTGGAGCGGGACGTGCTCGATTACGTCGTGGGCGCCGGGCAGGTGCCGACCGTGCTGGGCGCGTTGACCGACGGGGCGCTGCTGATCACCGCGGGCGACCGAGCCGATCTGCTGGTGGCCGCGAGCGCCGCCCACGCGGCCGGGAGTGTCACGCTGGCCGGGCTGGTGCTGACTCTCGGCGAGCCGGCCGACGAACGCGCGGTCCGGGTGATCGAGCGGCTCAACACCGGTCTGGCGATGCTCGTCACCCGGACCGACAGCTATCACACGATCGCCGCGGCGGACCGGATCACGGCGCAGCTCAGCACCCCGCGCAAGATCGAGGCGGCGCTCGGCGTCTTCGAGGAGAGCGTCGACACGGCCGAGCTGTCCCGGCTGCTCGACGTGGCCCGGTCCAGCCGGGTGACGCCGCTGATGTTCGAGAACGATCTGATCGACAAGGCCCGCACCGACCGCCGGCACCTGGTGCTGCCGGAGGGCACCGAGGAGCGGATCCTGCGGGCCACCGAAACGCTGCTGCGGCGTGGTGTGGCCGAGCTGACCCTGCTCGGCGACCCGTCCGAGATCAACCGTCGGGCCCGTGAGATCGGCGTGGAGATCGGCGGGGCGCACCTGGTCGACCCGGCTTCCAGCGAGTTGCGGGAGCGGTTCGCCGAGCGCTATGCGGAGATCCGCAAGCATCGTGGGGTGACGCTCGATCTGGCGTACGACGTGGTCCGCGACGTCAACTACTTCGGCACCCTGATGGTCGCCGCGGGGCTGGCCGACGGCATGGTCTCCGGTGCCACCCACACCACCGCGGCCACCATCCGCCCGGCCTTCGAGATCATCAAGACGGTGCCCGGCCTGACCGTGGCGTCCAGCGTGTTCTTCATGCTGCTGGCCGACCGGGTGCTGGTCTACGGCGACTGCGCGGTCAACCCCGACCCGGACGCCGAGCAGCTCGCCGACATCGCGCTCTCCTCAGCCCAGACCGCGGCCGCGTTCGGCATCGAGCCGCGGGTCGCCATGCTGTCCTACTCGACGGGCAGTTCCGGGGCGGGCGCCGATGTGGACAAGGTGGCCGCGGCCACCGCACTGGTCCGCGAGCGACGGCCGGATCTGCCGGTCGAGGGCCCGATCCAGTACGACGCGGCGGTCGACCCAGCCGTCGCCGCAGCGAAACTGCCCGGCAGCGCGGTCGCCGGGAAGGCCACGGTCTTCGTCTTCCCCGACCTGAACACCGGCAACAACACCTACAAGGCCGTCCAGCGGTCGGCGAACGCGGTGGCGGTCGGGCCGGTGATGCAGGGCCTGCGAGCGCCGGTCAACGACCTGTCCCGGGGCGCGACCGTGAAGGACATCGTGAACACGGTCGCCATCACGGCGATCCAGGCGGGAGCGAGATGA
- a CDS encoding DUF6104 family protein: MYFTDRGIEELVQRRGEETVTLEWLGEQLRTFVDMNPEFETPIERLATWLARDDEDDE; encoded by the coding sequence ATGTACTTCACCGATCGTGGTATCGAGGAACTGGTCCAGCGGCGCGGCGAGGAGACCGTGACCCTGGAGTGGCTCGGTGAGCAGCTGCGCACCTTCGTCGACATGAACCCGGAGTTCGAGACTCCGATCGAACGGCTCGCCACCTGGCTGGCCCGCGACGACGAGGACGACGAATGA